In [Mycobacterium] stephanolepidis, the genomic window CTCCCTCGAGGAGTATCTATCCATCAAGCACGTGATGAGTGATATCACCGGTACCGCCGAAAAGGACTGGCACCGAACTATTTTCGCGAAGCGTTAGGGCCGCGCGTCCAAGTTGTCGTTGATCAGCGCCGCGAGCCGGGTAAGGCTCGTGGTCATCGCACGACGATCGGCACCCGTCAGCTCTGCGAAGACCCCGTGCTGCCGCGCCCGAAAGGCCACCTGCGCGTCGGCCACCCGCGTGCGCCCGGCAGGGGTCAACCCCACCAGGACCAACCGGTCATCCGACGCCGAGCGGGTGCGCTCGACCACACCCCGTTCTTCTAGCTGCTTGAGCGCGCGCGTGGCCGTCGGCACCGCCACTCCTGCCGTCCCGGCCAGCTGACTCACCGACATCGAATCCCGGTCGAGTAGCGGCGCCAGCAGCTCGAGCTGCGAACGACTCATACCCGCCTGCGTACCCGCGGGCGATGTTCGGCCGCGGCGCATCGCGAAGTACAGCGCGTCGGTGGCCGCCACCAGCTCTTCGATCTCACGCGAACTGTTTCCGCTCGGTTGTCCTGGCACCCCGACAGTCTAGGCGTTAGCATGGCAATAGTTAGCATGCTAACGTTATTAACGAAGCCAACGAAAGGACACGGACATGCGTGTAGCGATCATCGGCGCCGGAATCGGTGGGCTCACCGCGGCAGCGGCATTGCGCGCCAACGATATCGACGTCATCGTCTACGAGAAGGCACACGAACTGCGCGAGGTGGGCGCGGGCGTCGTCATCGCGAACAACGGCCAGTGCGCACTCGATGCCGTGGGCCTTGGCGACCGGGTACGCGAGATCGGCACCCACATCGAGCGCACGGTGTGGAGCACCTGGCACGGAGAAGAAGTCCCGGTGCCGCCGGCGTGGCCGTCGGTCACTCCAGGACGCCCGGTGACCTCTCTGCCCGTGCACCGCGGCGAATTACAGCAGGCGCTGCTGGGCGCGCTACCCGCCGGTACCGTCCACCTCGGGCGCCCCTGCCAGGACGTGATCGAAACCGCCGACGGGGCACGCATTGTCTTCGCGGACGGCTCCGTGGAGCATGCCGACATCGTCGTCGGGGCCGACGGCATCCACTCGGTGGTGCAGCGTCCGGTAGCGGGCCCCGTCGAGCTGTCCAGCGAGGGCATCATGGCCTACCGCGGTTTGATTCCCGTCGAACGCCTCGATGCCTCCGTCGATCTCCGGCGGATGCAGATGTGGCTCGGCCCCGGACGCAGTTTCCTCATCTATCCGGTCTCCCAAGGACGGTTACTGAACATCGTGGCCTTCACAGCCACCGATCTCGATGCCGAGGAATCGTGGACGGCACCGGGTGATGTACGAGCCCTCGCGGCGGAATTCGCGGATTGGGCACACCCCGTTCCGGCCATTATCGACGCACTTCCAGAAACCTTTCGGTGGGGACTCTATGACCGAAAGTCGTTGAGCCGATGGTCAACTGACCGCATCACCCTTCTCGGTGATGCCGCCCACCCCGTGACCCCACACCTGGGCCAGGGTGCGAACATGGCGATCGAGGACGCGGTCGTGCTCGCCACCGTCCTCGCGGGCGCTTCGGTCACCGACGTGCCTCAGCGGCTGGCCTTGTACGAGTCCCTGCGACGCGACCGTACTAGTCGCATTCAGCAGAACGCACGCCAAGCGGGCTCGATCTACCGCGCCACCGATCTCAGTGCCCAGCAGCAAGCGGCTGGGCTCACCGCGATCCTGGCCGGTGACTGGATCCCCGACTACGACGCCGCTGCGGCAGCCGAGGCCGCACTGGCCTCGCTCTAATCCTTGGTGAACTCCTCGCCCGTCTGCGGATTCACCGCGACCTCACCCTCGGGGAGGTTGGACAGATCACCGGCGATGACGGTCTGTTGCGCCTCGACCGCATCGGGCACTCCGAAGTGGGCGGTGGCCCCGGCCGGAGCCAGCACCAGATCGGCGCTACGCCGCGGCAACGTCTCCCCCAGGAAGAACGGCGGCGCGGCCACCCGCCACAGCAGCATCACAACCACGCCGAGCGCCAGCGCGCCGATGCCGACCACCGCCACGGCCCCGAATCCGAAGACGGTGACGTTGTTGCCGGCGTCATCGATGAGCCAGTCGGGCTTGGCGTACTGAATCAGCCCGTAAGCGAAGATGACCGTCAGCGCGATTCCACCGAGCAACGGGATCGCACCTCGCATCATGAAGTTGCGAGCACTCTGCGTGAGTGTTCGACGGTAAAACCACACACATGCGAAGCCGGTGAGCCCGTAATAGAAAGCAATCATCAGACCGACCGATCCGATCAGCGCGGTCAGCAGGTTGGTGCTGATGATCGTAAAGAGCACGTAGCACGCGATCGAGACCGCACCCATAGCCACGGTGGAGGTGGTCGGCGTCAGATACGTGCGGTGGATCGAGGCGAACGATTCCGGCAGCGCCTTGTACACACCCATCGACAGGGTGGTGCGGGCCGTCGGCAGGATCGTGGTCTGGGTGCAGGCCGAGGCCGACGTCAGGATGGAGGCGGAGAGCAAGAGCATCCCCACATGCCCCAGGAAGCTGTCACCGAACAGTTCGGGACCGATAGCCGCGAACACATCCGCGGCATTCTCCTGATTACCCAGACCTATCCCCTCGGTGCCGACTCCCGCGAAGGCCACCGCGGCCACACTGACCAGCGCGTAGGTGGCCAGTAACAGGAATGTGGAGAGCACCGCGGCGCGCCCGGGTGTGCGTCCGGGGTCATCGGACTCCTCGTTGCAGGCCACCGCGGTATCCCAACCCCAGTAGATGAAGATCGTCGTCAGCACCGCGGGTGCGATGACGGTGCCGAAATCCATACCCCCGGGCCAGAACCAGGACAAGGACGGCAGCAGCGAGTAGGTCTCGGCGTTATGGGTGTAGACCTTGATCAACGCGATGATCGAGACGACGACCAGAACAACCATCTCTACCAGCAAGAGTCCGTACTGCAGGCGCACCGAGACTTCGATACCGCGGTAACAGATATACGTCATGATCACGATCCACAGAACGCCCGCCACTGTGGACCACAGAGTGCTGTCAGCCAGACTGGCCGCCGCAGACCAGCCCAGGTCGCCGACGAAAGTGAACGAGTAGGCGCCCGCGATCTGCGCCAGGTTGGCCATCACGATGACGTCGGCGGCGATGATCCCCCAGCCGCCCAGCCATCCGACAATCGGCCCGAAGGTGCGCGAGGCCCAGGTGAAGGTGGTCCCGCAGTCCGGTTCGGCCTTGTTCAGCTCCTGGTAGGCCACCGCGATCAGATAGATCGGGATGAACGAGATCAGCACGATGGCGGGCGCCTTGACACCGGCGAGCAGGGCACCACCGCTGGCGACGATCAGCCCCAGGGTGGCGGCCAGGCTGTAGGCCGGTGCCGTTGAGGCAAGCCCGACGACGACGCTGGAAAGCAGCCCCATCGCACCGCCCTTGAGTCCCTTGCTCTCGACGGGGGTATCTGAGCTCATACGCGTCTCCTCGCTCGGCGGACTGCGAGCAGAATACGTTTTCCGTTGACATTTCGCCCATCAAGAGCGGAATTCGTCATGAAAAATCGGTTTCGCACCGGATTCAGCAACAATGTCGTCGTTGCATCGGGGCACCGAATCGCCACCGAAACTACGGTTTACGCCGCATTTCTCGAGTGCCCGACACAGAACGCGGCTGTCGGCGCGAGAGGGTGATCTAGGCGAGCGGGTTCGTCCCGTTGAGGAACACCCAGATGGCAGCCGCGGCACCCAGCCCCAGCAGCAGCGCGGCGAAGGAACCCACAAACGGCCTGCGAGCCCAGCCCCTTCCGGCGTCAAACCCGTACCGACCAGGGCCGACGAGGATCACCGCGATGAGCGCGACGATCATCAACAGCTCGAACTCGTGCCCGTCGGGCCAAAAGATCGCGTACCGGTTCGCCTTGTCGGACACCATGTCGGACAGCAGCACATTGACCATGAAGGCCAGTCCGGCCGCGGCCGCCAGCGGCGTCAGCAGACCGAGTACCAGCAGGACTCCGGCGCCGAGCTCTGCGGTGACACCCACATAAGTAAGGATGTCGGCGTATTTGAAGCCGCGATCAGTCAGCGTCGATTCGAAGCCGTTGAGGCCGGTCCCGCCCCACCAGCTGAAAACCTTGCGCAATCCGTGCGCGATGAGCATCGCGCCGACCCCGACACGCAGCAACAACAGTCCAAGATCTTGGGTGCCGCGACGGTCGCCCGTCGGGTCCTGGGTACCCCACGGTGCGGCATGTCGCGCCTGCACCGCCTCGGAAGATATCTGGGTGGTGGCAGGTTCGGCATAGGGCAGCGGCGCTGGATCGTACAACGGTCCAACCTCTTTCACGTCGTGGGAGCTCGTCAGCTTTTCCCCCTGGTAATGCGGGATTGCCGTGGTCTCGAAATCGCCGCCATAGGTGGCCGACGGCACATCGTCTTCAGGGTCGACCAGTTCGGGCGGCTTACGCCACACCTGCGGATCGTCCGAATGACCGGTCACGGCCCAAGAGTAAGTCCATTGGAGGCCTGAATGTGGCGAGCAACGCCGTAAGGTCCGTAATCTTGCGGGCATGCTCATTCGCTGCCGGAGCCGCAGGGCCGGCGACATCCGGCCAAATCCCTCGACGGGACCGACCAATGAGCCATCGGGGAGAAGACTGTTTGTCGGTTCGGTGGCAGCGTTGGCCGGGACGGTGACCCTGCTCTCGGGTTGCGTGCGGTTTGATCCCACCCAGGATCAGCCGTTCACCGAGGTTCCCAGCCGCGGGATTGCCCAGACCACGACCACCCCGCCGCCACCGTTGCCGGGTAAACCGTTTCCCAAGCAGTGCGCCGCCGACGGTGTGATGCAGGGATGCCTGGAAGCCACCAGCGGGCTCATCATGGGCAGCGACGGCAAGACCGCTTTGGTCGCCGAGCGGGCGACGGGTGCCGTCAAAGAGATCGCGACGAGTGCCGAGCCGAAGGTGAAGACAACCATCCCCGTCGACCCCTCCGGGGACGGTGGACTGTCCGACATCGTGCTCTCCCCCTCATACCAGCAGGACCGGCTGATGTACGCCTACATCAGTACCCCCACCGACAACCGGGTGATTCGCATCGCCGATGGCGATGTGCCCAAGGACATTCTCACTGGAATTCCGAAGGGCCCCAACGGTAATGCCGGATCGCTGGCGTTCATCAGCCCCACCACGCTGGTGGTCCAGACCGGCACCGGCGGTAATCCGGCCGCAGCCAACGATCCGAACTCTCTGGCCGGCAAGGTGATCCGCATCGAACAGCCCACCACCATCGACCAGGCCGCACCGACCACCGCGATCAGCGGCCTCGGTGACGGCGGCGCGATGTGCGTGGACGCCGCCAACGGCACGCTGTATGTCACCGACCGCTCACCCGTCGGAGACCGGCTGCAAAAGCTGACCAAGGACGGCAAGATCACGACGGTGTGGACCTGGCCCGACAAACCCGGGGTGGCGGGCTGCGCCGCGTTGGACAGCTCGGTCATGGTCAACCTGGTCTTCAACCAGACCACTGTCGTAGTGCGCCAGAACCCGGAGACAGGTGCGGTCACCGGCGATCCCGAGGTGCTCCGACAAAAGGAGCAGCACGGTCACGTGCGCGCGCTCAAGCTCTCGGCCGACGGGAACGTCTGGGGCGGTTCCATCAACAAGGACTTCGGCACCGCCACCCCCACCGAGGACGTGGTGTTCCCACTGTTCCCGAAGGGCGGCGGATTCCCCCGCGCCAACGACGACCTGGACTAACTTCTCGCCGACTGTCGACTTTTCGCGGTGCTCACTCGCACTTTGTCGCGAGAAGTCGACAGTCAGCGTGTGATCAGGCCTGCCCGCAGGCCTTCAGCACCAAGTCCTTGACCAGCGCGGCGTCCGCCTGTCCCCTGGTGGCCTTCATCACCGCACCGACGATGGCGCCCGCGGCCGCCACCTTGCCGTCGCGGATCTTCTGCGCGACATCGGGGTTGGCCGCCAATGCCTCATCGACGGCGGCCTGGATCACCGAATCGTCGCGCACCACGGTCAACCCGCGGGCAGTCATCACCTGCTCGGGCTCGCCCTCTCCGGCCAGCACGCCATCGACCACCTGGCGCGCCAACTTGTTGGACAGCTTGCCGTCGTTGATCAACGCGGCAACAGCGGCCACCTGCTTTGGCGTGATGGGAAGTTCGGCCAGCTCGACCTCACGCGAATTGGCTTGCTGGACGAGGTAGTTGCCCCACCACGAGCGCGCCTCCTCGCTGCTGGCCCCCTCGACGACGGTGGCCTGCACAAGTTCGACGGCGCCGTTGTTCACCAGATCGCGCATCACCTCATCGGAGACACCCCATTCCTGCTGGATGCGCCCCAACCGCAACCAGGGCAGCTCGGGCAGGGTGCCGCGTAGCCGCTCGATCAGCTCGGTGCTCGGTGCGACGGGTTCCAGGTCGGGCTCCGGGAAGTACCGGTAGTCCTCGGCTGTCTCCTTGCGGCGCCCCGCACTGGTAGAGCCGTCCTGCTCCAGGAAGTGCCGGGTTTCCTGAATGACATCCTCACCCGCATCCAGAACAGCTGCCTGACGGCGCATCTCGTAGCGCACCGCCACCTCGACGCTCTTGAGTGAGTTGACGTTCTTGGTCTCGGTACGGGTGCCGAACTCGTCGGCGCCGGTGGGCATCAGCGACACATTCGCATCGCAGCGCATGGACCCGTGATCCATACGCACATCGGAAACGTCCAACGCGCGCAACAGGTCCCGCAGTGCCGTCACGTAGGCACGGGCGATCTCCGGAGCTCGTTCCCCGGTGCCCTCGATGGGTTTGGTGACGATCTCGACAAGCGGCACGCCCGCCCGGTTGTAGTCGAGCAGGGATTCGGTGGCCCCGGAGATGCGGCCGGTCTCGCTGCCGATATGCGTCAGCTTGCCGGTGTCCTCCTCCATGTGGGCACGCTCGATCTGCACCCGCCAGATGGTGCCGTCTTCGAGCGGAACGTCCAGGTAGCCGTTGAACGCGATCGGCTCGTCGTACTGGGAGATCTGGTAGTTCTTCGGCTGGTCCGGGTAGAAGTAGTTCTTGCGGGCGAACCGGCCCCACGGGGCGATCTCACAATTCAGCGCCAGCCCGATACGGATGGCCGATTCGACGGCCTTCTCGTTGACCACCGGCAGCGAGCCCGGCAGCCCCAGACAGACGGGGCAGATCTGGGTGTTCGGCTCCGCGCCGAATGTGGTGGGGCAGCCGCAGAACATCTTGGTGGCCGTGGACAGTTCGACGTGGACCTCCATGCCGAGCACCGGCTCGTATCGGGTCAGCACGTCGTCGTAGTCCAGCAGTTCTGTCATGCCGCGATCCTAATAGGTCGGCTTTGCCGCCCGAGGGCTGAGCTGGCCCTACCCGACGAACCCATCCTTCGAGCGCATACCGCACGTAGGTGAATCGCGAGAATCATCCACACCAGGTATGCGCTCGGCGAACCTGCCAGATCAGCCGAAGAACGCGGCAGCGTCCTCGTAGCGATTCTTTGGGACCAGCTTGAGATGACGGGTGGCCTCGGACAAGGGCACCCGTCCGATGTCCTGGCCCCGCAGCGACACCATCACCCCGTACTCGCCGGCATGGGCGGCATCCGCTGCGTTCACTCCGAATCGGGTGGCGAGCACCCTGTCGAACGGTGTCGGGGTGCCGCCGCGCTGCACATGGCCCAGCACGGTGGTGCGCACCTCCTTGTTGATGCGCTTCTCGATTTCCACGCCCAGCTGCTGCGCCACTCCGGTGAACCGCTGATGCCCGAACTCGTCAATTCCGCCGTCGCGTAACTCCATTGAGCCCTCGGCCGGCTTGGCGCCCTCTGCCACCACACAGATGAAATGCGAATCCCCACGCTGGAAGCGGCCCTTGATGAGTCGACACACCTCTTCCACGTCGTACGGCACTTCGGGAATCAATGTCATGTGCGCGCCGGAGGCCAGTCCGGAGTGCAGGGCGATCCAGCCCGCATGCCTGCCCATCACTTCCACCAGCATGACGCGCTGATGCGATTCGGCCGTGCTGTGCAACCGATCGATGGCGTCGGTGGCGATGGTCAGCGCGGTATCGAACCCGAAAGTGACATCGGTGCAATCGATGTCATTGTCGATCGTCTTGGGCACCCCGACCACGGGGACGTTCTCGTCGGCGAGCCAGCTCGCCGCGGTGAGCGTGCCCTCCCCACCGATCGGGATCAGCACATCGATCCCGTTGTCGTCGAGGGTCTGCTTGATCTGGTCCAGCCCGGCGCGCAGCTTGTCGGGATTGGTGCGCGCGGTGCCCAGCACCGTGCCGCCCTTGGTCAGCAGCCGGTCGTTGCGGTCGTCGTTGGCCAGCTGGATGCGCCGGTTCTCCAACAGACCGCGCCAGCCGTCCTGAAATCCCACGACCTGCGAGTCGTAGCGGTTGGCACAGGTCCGTACCACCGCCCTGATGACGGCGTTCAGCCCGGGACAGTCGCCGCCACCGGTAAGCACTCCGATACGCATAGGCCCCATCATGCCCGTGACATCGCCGGGCGGCAGCGCTACGACGCCTTCGGTGGACGCTGCGGGGCGCTCAGCGTGAACCCCGCCCACACATCGCGGCGGTCGACGCCGAGGTTCTTCTCGACGCATGTCACCCGGTCGAAGACCATCACCGGCCAGTCCGGATCGCCGTATGTCGGCCAGTCCTCGCTCGGAACACCGTTGCGCGCGAACGCCACCCAGCGCTCTTGCACATCGTCGACCACCCGTGAGGCATCGCGATGAGTAAAGCTCCCCGCCAAGAGCGCCCCGGCCGGACCACGGTAATTGCCGAAGACCGCGAGCAGCTCGGTGGCATGCGAGCCCTTCAGGCCCGCGGCCCGCACGGGCCAGGGCGCGTAGTCGAATTGGTACACGTATACCGGTGCGAATTGCTGATGCGCCCGGGCAATCCGCCACACCGAAGAGGTGAAGAACATGTCTCCGGCCAGCCGCAACCGGGCTTCCTTCGATGGATATCCCGGGTAGGCCCCGACAATCCGCTCGAGATACCCGGGCCCTCCGCGCGCAAGAATCTCCCGCTGTTCGACCTCGGATAGCGGCATCACCTTGATGGCCTTGGTGAAAAGCCTGGCTTCATCGGCGTTACTTCCGATGATCAGCGGAACTCGTTGCGCATCACCGTGTTCGATGGCATCGACAGGAGTACTCGGCAGATAGTCACCGTCGACCGAGGGCCCAAAGGGAAATCCACCCTCGACCATCAACGTGCGCTGTGCACGTAGGAGCTGCCGCGGCGAGGCGTTCATGACCGTCTCGGCAGCGTTATCAGGGCCAGCCCCAAGCAGTTCGGCGAATCGCCGGGCCTCATGCGCGACTGTATCGGCGCTGGCGGCCAGGCCGCTGGCGGTGCTTTGGATGATCGCGCGGTGGAACAACCCCGCGGCGGCGGGGTAGTCATCAGCGTCTCGACGCCGCTGGCACCGGCACTCTCGCCGAAGATGGTCACATTCTCCGGATCTCCGCCGAATTCGCGGATGTTGTCGCGAACCCACTGCAGCGCCAGCACGAGATCACGCAGGTACACGTTGCTTTCGATGATGTGCTCGGCATCAGACAGCGAGGACAGATCGAAGGCGCCCAGCGCCCCCACGCGATAGTTGGCCGACACATAGACGCATCCGCGACGCGCCAGTATCGATCCCTCGTAGGGAGGCGAGGCACTGGCACCGAGAAAATATCCACCGCCATAGATGTAGAACATCACCGGCAATGGACCGTCGGGCAGTTCCTCCGGCGTCACCACGTTGAGCGTCAGACAGTCCTCGCTGCGACGTTTCTGCGGAGTGAACACCTTGGGCTGGTAGGGCACCGCACCGAATCTCGTGCAGCGCCGGACGCCTTCCCAGGGCTGCACGGGGCGCGGCGCCCGCAGCCGTAGCGGCCCTACCGGCGGTTCGGCGTACGGGATTCCCCGGAAACGGCGCATTCCACGCCGCACAAAACCTTCAACAATGCCGCTGTTGACTTGCACTCGCTTCGGCGCCGCTGCCACGGATGCCAACCTAGCTCCCGCCGCGAGTGGTCACCGCCCCGGGCGCACCGCCGTGGGGCCCGGCCTGGTTGTCACGATGGTGGCCTGCGGTGGCGCGTTCCCCGGATCGGGCGCCGATGACAAGTGATTGTCGCCGGGAGCAAGACAGTCGGGCTCCGTCGATCCGCTGCACGCGGCCGGTTTCACCTGCACTACCGCCTGCAGAGCATCGGTATGGCTCGTCACCACCACCCCAGCCAGAACGGCCGCGCATGCACCGGCCGCGGCCATCTGACGCATCGACACCCTCCGCACGCTCGTCACGCTCGCGGCAAGACCGTGCTGGGGCGTGTCTTTGTCTGCGGGATGGTCGCCCGCGGCACCATGTTGCCGGGGTTCGGTCGCGCCGTCAGATGAGGATCGCCGGAGTGATCGCAGGTGGTATCGGCCTGCACCGAGCATTGGACCTTCGTCTGCTGCGTCGCGGGAACGGATTGCGAAACCGCCATCGCTGCCGCCACGCTGACGGCGATCACTGCACCACTGCACCAGTGCCATCATATGCATATATGCAAATATGACAGCTCTTGCTGCCTGAAAGGCCGGATCCCTACTAATTGCCTGTGAATCTCTAGAGCGCGGACGGCAGCGGCCCACGCGCCGTCTCATACGCCGCCCCGACCCGGTATAGCCGGTCGTCGGCAAGGGCTGGCGCCATGATCTGCAGGCCCACCGGCAGCCCGTCGTCGGCCGATAGTCCCGAGGGCACCGACATTCCGCAGTGCCCGGCCAGATTCAGCGGCAGGGTGCACAGGTCGAACTGGTACATAGCCAGCGGGTCGTCGACCTTCTCCCCCAACCGGAATGCGGTCGTGGGCGTCGCCGGGGTGACCAGCACATCAACCTGTTCGTAGGCCTGCTCCAGATCACGCTTGATCAGGGTGCGCACCTTTTGGGCCCGACCGTAATAGGCGTCGTAGTACCCGGCAGATAGCGCATAGGTGCCGATCATGATGCGCCGCTTGACCTCTGGGCCAAAGCCCGCGGCCCGGGTGAGCGCCATGACTTCCTCGGCGCTGTGCGTTCCGTCGTCGCCGACACGCATCCCGTACCGCATGGCATCGAACCGAGCCAGGTTGGAGGACACCTCGGACGGCAGGATCAGGTAGTACGCCGGAAGTGCGTATTCGAAGTGCGGACAGGACACCTCCACCACGTCGGCGCCCAACGCGGTGAGCTGCTCGACGGCCGCATCGAAAGACGCCATCACACCCGGCTGGTACCCGTCGCCACGCAGCTGTGAGACCACGCCGACACGTACGCCCTTGAGGTCACCGGCAGCACCGGCACGAGCAGCGGCCACCACATCGGGGACCGGTTCGTCGACCGAGGTGGAGTCGCGCGGGTCATGTCCGGCGATTACCTGGTGCAGCAGTGCGGTATCCAAAACCGTACGTGCACAAGGTCCGCCCTGATCCAGCGATGACGCGCAAGCCACCAGGCCGTACCGCGAAACAGTGCCGTAGGTCGGCTTGACCCCGACGGTGGCGGTGAGGGCCGCGGGCTGACGGATGGAACCGCCGGTGTCGGTACCGATGGCCAGCGGTGCCTGGAAGGCGGCCAGTGCGGCCGCGCTACCGCCACCCGAGCCACCCGGCACGCGCTCGGTATCCCACGGATTGCGGGTGGGTCCGTACGCGGAGTTCTCGGTGGAGGAGCCCATCGCGAACTCGTCCATATTCGTCTTGCCCAGGATCGGGATCCCGGCTTCACGCAGCCGAGCGGTCACCGTCGCGTCGTAGGGCGGAACCCAGTTCTCCAGAATCTTCGACCCACACGTGGTCGGCATATCCCGGGTGGTGAAGACGTCCTTGAGCGCCAGCGGAACACCGGCGAGGGCCGATGCGGGCTGATCGCCCCGTGCGATGGCGTCGTCGGCATCCTTGGCGGCGGCAAGGGCCTGCTCCCCCGCCACGTGCAGGAATGCGCGGTAGGTCTCGTCGGTACTGGTGATCTGGTCCAGATGCGCACGCGTCACCTCAACGGAGGACACTTCGCGGGAATGAATCAGCGTCGCCAGCGATGCAGCATCCTGCCTGATCAGGTCGGTCACTCTTCTTCTCCCAGGATCTGCGGAACCGCGAAACGCCCCTCGGCCACCCGAGGAGCCTGTGCCAGCGCCTCATCAGGGGTCAGGCAGTCGGCGATCACATCCGGCCGTGTGACATTTACCGCATCAAGCGGAGAACTCGTCGCATCGACCTCGTCGAGCTCATCAGTGGAAACGGCACTGATCTGGCTGACGTGGCCGAGGATCGCGTCGAGTTGCCCCGCGTATCCATCCAGCTCAGCGTCGGTCAGCGCAAGCCGGGCCAATCTGGCCAGGTGCGCGACCTCGTCACGGGATATGGCGCTCACGGCTAGATAGCCTAGAGGGCGGCCGTACCTGACCTGTGCCACAGTGTTGGACGTGCCGTCCTATCTGCTGCGCTTACAACTTGCCGACCGACCCGGAAGTCTGGGATCGGTCGCCGTCGCGCTCGGCACGGTGGGTGCGGACATCCTGTCCCTCGACGTCGTCGAGCGCGGTCCCGGGTATGCCATCGATGACCTGGTCATCGACCTGCCACCCGGTTCCATGCCCGACTCGTTGATCACCGCCGCCGAAGCGTTGAACGGGGTGCATGTGCATTCCATCCGCCCGCACACCGGGCTGCTGGAGGCACACCGCGAACTGGAACTGATCGACAGGGTGGCCGCCGCCGCGTCATCCGCCCGCCTGGAAGTGCTGGCCCAGGAGGCCCCGCACGTGCTGCGCGCGAACTGGTGCACCGTGGTGCGGCAGGAAGGCAGTGGCTTCATCCGGGTGGCGGGAAGCGCCGGTGCCCCGGAAACACAGGCCACCGCCGCCCCGTGGCTACCGCTGAGCCGGGCCCAGGTCCTGGAAACCGCAGCCGAATGGGTACCGCAGCTGTGGAAGGACATGGACACCACGCTGGCCGCCGCGCCACTGGGGTCCGGTGACACCGCCGTGGTCCTCGGCCGTCCCGGCGGCCCGGAGTTTCGCCCCTCGGAGGTGGCCCGCCTCGGCTATCTGGCGGGGATCGTCGCCACCTTGGTGCGATAGCGGCCTGTTCACAGGAACGGCACAGCCAATTCCCTGAGTCGCCCTGCACACTCACTGGCGTGACTGACATCGACGCGTCCATGAGCCGGACTCGTGAACGGCTCATCTTCGCTGCCATTCTGTTGACGATCACCGTGGTGTACCTCTGGGACAGAGGCCATAACGGGTGGTCCAACACCTTCTATGCGGCAGCCGTGCAATCAGGCAGTGAAAGCTGGAAGGCTTGGTTCTTCGCCGGCTTCGATCCGCAGAACTACGTGACGGTCGACAAGCC contains:
- a CDS encoding MarR family winged helix-turn-helix transcriptional regulator; amino-acid sequence: MPGQPSGNSSREIEELVAATDALYFAMRRGRTSPAGTQAGMSRSQLELLAPLLDRDSMSVSQLAGTAGVAVPTATRALKQLEERGVVERTRSASDDRLVLVGLTPAGRTRVADAQVAFRARQHGVFAELTGADRRAMTTSLTRLAALINDNLDARP
- a CDS encoding FAD-dependent monooxygenase, which codes for MRVAIIGAGIGGLTAAAALRANDIDVIVYEKAHELREVGAGVVIANNGQCALDAVGLGDRVREIGTHIERTVWSTWHGEEVPVPPAWPSVTPGRPVTSLPVHRGELQQALLGALPAGTVHLGRPCQDVIETADGARIVFADGSVEHADIVVGADGIHSVVQRPVAGPVELSSEGIMAYRGLIPVERLDASVDLRRMQMWLGPGRSFLIYPVSQGRLLNIVAFTATDLDAEESWTAPGDVRALAAEFADWAHPVPAIIDALPETFRWGLYDRKSLSRWSTDRITLLGDAAHPVTPHLGQGANMAIEDAVVLATVLAGASVTDVPQRLALYESLRRDRTSRIQQNARQAGSIYRATDLSAQQQAAGLTAILAGDWIPDYDAAAAAEAALASL
- a CDS encoding APC family permease, which encodes MSSDTPVESKGLKGGAMGLLSSVVVGLASTAPAYSLAATLGLIVASGGALLAGVKAPAIVLISFIPIYLIAVAYQELNKAEPDCGTTFTWASRTFGPIVGWLGGWGIIAADVIVMANLAQIAGAYSFTFVGDLGWSAAASLADSTLWSTVAGVLWIVIMTYICYRGIEVSVRLQYGLLLVEMVVLVVVSIIALIKVYTHNAETYSLLPSLSWFWPGGMDFGTVIAPAVLTTIFIYWGWDTAVACNEESDDPGRTPGRAAVLSTFLLLATYALVSVAAVAFAGVGTEGIGLGNQENAADVFAAIGPELFGDSFLGHVGMLLLSASILTSASACTQTTILPTARTTLSMGVYKALPESFASIHRTYLTPTTSTVAMGAVSIACYVLFTIISTNLLTALIGSVGLMIAFYYGLTGFACVWFYRRTLTQSARNFMMRGAIPLLGGIALTVIFAYGLIQYAKPDWLIDDAGNNVTVFGFGAVAVVGIGALALGVVVMLLWRVAAPPFFLGETLPRRSADLVLAPAGATAHFGVPDAVEAQQTVIAGDLSNLPEGEVAVNPQTGEEFTKD
- a CDS encoding DoxX family protein; amino-acid sequence: MTGHSDDPQVWRKPPELVDPEDDVPSATYGGDFETTAIPHYQGEKLTSSHDVKEVGPLYDPAPLPYAEPATTQISSEAVQARHAAPWGTQDPTGDRRGTQDLGLLLLRVGVGAMLIAHGLRKVFSWWGGTGLNGFESTLTDRGFKYADILTYVGVTAELGAGVLLVLGLLTPLAAAAGLAFMVNVLLSDMVSDKANRYAIFWPDGHEFELLMIVALIAVILVGPGRYGFDAGRGWARRPFVGSFAALLLGLGAAAAIWVFLNGTNPLA
- a CDS encoding PQQ-dependent sugar dehydrogenase, translated to MLIRCRSRRAGDIRPNPSTGPTNEPSGRRLFVGSVAALAGTVTLLSGCVRFDPTQDQPFTEVPSRGIAQTTTTPPPPLPGKPFPKQCAADGVMQGCLEATSGLIMGSDGKTALVAERATGAVKEIATSAEPKVKTTIPVDPSGDGGLSDIVLSPSYQQDRLMYAYISTPTDNRVIRIADGDVPKDILTGIPKGPNGNAGSLAFISPTTLVVQTGTGGNPAAANDPNSLAGKVIRIEQPTTIDQAAPTTAISGLGDGGAMCVDAANGTLYVTDRSPVGDRLQKLTKDGKITTVWTWPDKPGVAGCAALDSSVMVNLVFNQTTVVVRQNPETGAVTGDPEVLRQKEQHGHVRALKLSADGNVWGGSINKDFGTATPTEDVVFPLFPKGGGFPRANDDLD
- the gatB gene encoding Asp-tRNA(Asn)/Glu-tRNA(Gln) amidotransferase subunit GatB, with amino-acid sequence MTELLDYDDVLTRYEPVLGMEVHVELSTATKMFCGCPTTFGAEPNTQICPVCLGLPGSLPVVNEKAVESAIRIGLALNCEIAPWGRFARKNYFYPDQPKNYQISQYDEPIAFNGYLDVPLEDGTIWRVQIERAHMEEDTGKLTHIGSETGRISGATESLLDYNRAGVPLVEIVTKPIEGTGERAPEIARAYVTALRDLLRALDVSDVRMDHGSMRCDANVSLMPTGADEFGTRTETKNVNSLKSVEVAVRYEMRRQAAVLDAGEDVIQETRHFLEQDGSTSAGRRKETAEDYRYFPEPDLEPVAPSTELIERLRGTLPELPWLRLGRIQQEWGVSDEVMRDLVNNGAVELVQATVVEGASSEEARSWWGNYLVQQANSREVELAELPITPKQVAAVAALINDGKLSNKLARQVVDGVLAGEGEPEQVMTARGLTVVRDDSVIQAAVDEALAANPDVAQKIRDGKVAAAGAIVGAVMKATRGQADAALVKDLVLKACGQA